One stretch of Myxocyprinus asiaticus isolate MX2 ecotype Aquarium Trade chromosome 23, UBuf_Myxa_2, whole genome shotgun sequence DNA includes these proteins:
- the LOC127414144 gene encoding splicing factor 3B subunit 5-like: MTDRYNIHSQLEHLQSKYIGTGHADTSKWEWLVNQHRDSYCSYMGHFDLLNYFAIAENESKARVRFNLMEKMLQPCGPPTDKPEDA, encoded by the coding sequence ATGACAGACCGTTACAACATCCACAGTCAGCTGGAGCATCTGCAGTCCAAGTACATCGGCACGGGCCACGCAGACACCAGCAAATGGGAATGGCTGGTTAACCAGCACAGAGACTCGTATTGCTCATACATGGGCCATTTTGACCTGCTAAATTACTTCGCCATCGCTGAGAACGAGAGCAAGGCTCGGGTTCGATTTAACCTGATGGAGAAGATGCTGCAGCCATGTGGCCCACCTACTGACAAACCTGAAGATGCTTAG